From a region of the Cognatiyoonia koreensis genome:
- the rpmG gene encoding 50S ribosomal protein L33 — protein sequence MAKPTTIKIRLNSSAGTGHFYVTKKNARTMTEKMVVKKYDPVVRKHVEYKEGKIK from the coding sequence ATGGCGAAGCCAACCACGATCAAAATCCGCCTGAACTCAAGCGCGGGAACGGGCCACTTTTACGTGACGAAGAAGAACGCGCGCACGATGACAGAAAAGATGGTCGTCAAGAAATATGACCCCGTTGTGCGCAAGCACGTCGAATACAAGGAAGGCAAGATCAAGTAA
- a CDS encoding N-acetylmuramoyl-L-alanine amidase encodes MTTHTSPNCGPRRNGARPDIVVIHYTAMQSAKAALKTLCDPQTEVSAHYLIAEDGEVLSLVPEDLRAWHAGAGQWGSVTDVNSRSIGIELANPGNCPFSAPQMDALQELLKGIKARWDMRPERVIGHSDMAPGRKIDPGPRFDWNRLAREGHAVWPEKADGDTAQFTANMHAFGYRATDDPDLLLQTFRLRFRPHADGPLDETDAGMIADLAARFPVDANATWV; translated from the coding sequence CTGACCACCCACACTTCGCCCAATTGCGGACCGCGCCGGAATGGCGCGCGTCCTGATATAGTCGTTATTCATTACACGGCGATGCAATCGGCCAAAGCTGCACTGAAAACCTTGTGTGATCCGCAAACAGAGGTTTCGGCCCATTATCTGATCGCCGAAGACGGTGAGGTTCTTTCCCTCGTGCCCGAAGATTTGCGAGCCTGGCATGCCGGTGCGGGGCAATGGGGGAGTGTGACGGATGTGAACAGCCGTTCGATCGGGATCGAACTTGCGAACCCCGGAAATTGTCCCTTTTCCGCGCCGCAGATGGATGCGTTGCAAGAACTCCTCAAAGGCATCAAGGCGCGCTGGGACATGCGCCCCGAACGCGTGATCGGCCATTCCGACATGGCACCGGGGCGCAAGATCGACCCCGGTCCGCGCTTTGACTGGAACCGCTTGGCACGTGAGGGTCACGCGGTCTGGCCCGAGAAAGCAGACGGCGACACTGCGCAATTTACCGCGAACATGCACGCTTTTGGCTATCGCGCGACGGATGATCCCGATCTTCTGTTGCAGACCTTTCGTCTGCGATTTCGCCCGCATGCCGACGGACCGCTGGATGAAACAGACGCGGGCATGATCGCTGACCTTGCCGCGCGCTTCCCCGTTGACGCAAATGCCACTTGGGTCTAA
- the gatA gene encoding Asp-tRNA(Asn)/Glu-tRNA(Gln) amidotransferase subunit GatA, whose translation MSDLTKLTIAGARDAMRKGDTNSLELTEAYLSEIEGAGALNAFVHHTPDQARDQARAADARIAKGDAPDMCGIPLGIKDLFCTKGVASQAASGILNGFKPEYESTVTTQLFDAGAVMLGKLNMDEFAMGSSNETSVYGNVVNPWKNDDRDLTPGGSSGGSAAAVAADLCAAATGTDTGGSIRQPAAFTGITGIKPTYGRVSRWGIVAFASSLDQAGPMTKDVRDAAIMLETMCGHDPKDSTSADLPVPNFEAMLTGDIKGKVIGIPKEYRMDGMPAEIEKLWSEGTAMLKAAGAEIRDISLPHTKYALPAYYVIAPAEASSNLARYDGVRFGHRAKLAQGDGITEMYEKTRAEGFGAEVQRRVMVGTYVLSAGFYDAYYNRARKVRTLIKRDFETVFNDGIDAILTPATPSAAFGLGENMDPIQMYLNDVFTVTVNLAGLPGIAIPAGLDDKGLPLGLQLIGRPWEEGDLLNVAYTLERDAGFVAKPQKWW comes from the coding sequence ATGTCTGATCTGACCAAATTGACAATTGCCGGTGCCCGCGATGCGATGCGCAAGGGCGACACAAATAGCCTTGAATTGACCGAGGCTTATCTGTCCGAAATCGAAGGGGCAGGGGCGCTGAACGCCTTTGTTCACCATACGCCGGATCAGGCGCGCGACCAAGCCCGCGCCGCAGACGCGCGGATTGCCAAAGGCGATGCCCCCGACATGTGTGGCATCCCACTTGGGATCAAGGACTTGTTCTGCACCAAGGGTGTCGCGTCCCAAGCCGCATCCGGCATCCTCAACGGGTTCAAGCCTGAATACGAATCCACCGTGACGACACAGCTGTTCGATGCCGGTGCGGTCATGCTGGGCAAGCTGAACATGGACGAATTCGCAATGGGTTCGTCTAACGAAACTTCCGTCTATGGCAACGTCGTAAACCCCTGGAAAAACGATGACCGTGACCTGACTCCCGGGGGGTCGTCCGGCGGGTCTGCCGCTGCTGTCGCCGCAGATCTTTGCGCGGCCGCCACCGGCACAGACACAGGCGGATCAATCCGCCAGCCTGCCGCGTTCACCGGCATCACCGGGATCAAGCCAACCTATGGCAGGGTCAGCCGCTGGGGCATTGTGGCCTTCGCCTCATCCCTTGATCAGGCCGGACCGATGACCAAAGACGTACGCGACGCGGCAATCATGCTGGAAACCATGTGCGGGCATGATCCCAAGGATTCGACGTCCGCCGATCTGCCTGTCCCGAATTTCGAGGCAATGTTGACGGGTGATATCAAGGGCAAGGTCATCGGAATTCCCAAAGAATACCGCATGGACGGGATGCCTGCCGAGATTGAAAAGCTGTGGTCCGAAGGCACGGCAATGTTAAAGGCAGCAGGTGCCGAAATCCGCGACATCAGCCTGCCGCACACGAAATACGCGCTGCCCGCCTATTACGTCATTGCGCCTGCCGAAGCGTCCTCCAACCTTGCCCGCTATGACGGCGTACGCTTTGGCCATCGCGCGAAACTGGCCCAAGGTGACGGCATCACCGAAATGTACGAAAAGACCCGCGCCGAAGGGTTCGGGGCCGAAGTTCAGCGCCGTGTCATGGTTGGCACCTATGTCCTGTCTGCGGGTTTCTATGACGCCTATTATAACCGCGCCCGCAAGGTGCGGACATTGATCAAGCGTGACTTTGAAACTGTCTTTAACGACGGGATCGACGCGATTCTGACGCCAGCCACACCATCGGCAGCGTTCGGTCTGGGTGAGAACATGGACCCGATCCAGATGTATCTGAACGATGTATTCACGGTCACCGTGAACCTTGCCGGTCTGCCGGGCATCGCAATCCCTGCCGGGTTGGATGACAAGGGGCTGCCGCTGGGGCTTCAGCTGATCGGGCGTCCCTGGGAAGAAGGTGACCTGCTGAACGTCGCCTACACGCTGGAACGTGATGCAGGTTTTGTAGCAAAACCGCAAAAGTGGTGGTAA
- the gatC gene encoding Asp-tRNA(Asn)/Glu-tRNA(Gln) amidotransferase subunit GatC, with protein sequence MSIDTETARRVAKLARIKVEDDALPALAQEFSAILGFIEQLNEVDVDGVEPMTSVTPQRLKRRVDEVTDGNQQDKVLANAPDAREGFFAVPKVVE encoded by the coding sequence ATGTCCATCGACACCGAAACCGCCCGCCGCGTGGCCAAGCTGGCCCGCATCAAGGTTGAAGACGACGCGCTGCCAGCACTTGCGCAGGAATTCAGCGCGATTCTCGGTTTTATCGAGCAGTTGAACGAAGTCGACGTGGACGGGGTAGAGCCGATGACTTCCGTCACCCCGCAGCGGCTCAAACGCCGCGTGGACGAAGTGACCGACGGCAATCAGCAGGACAAGGTTCTTGCCAATGCGCCAGATGCTCGCGAGGGGTTTTTCGCCGTGCCCAAGGTGGTTGAATAA
- a CDS encoding ceramidase domain-containing protein has protein sequence MDWLQQIDGYCERTDFAYWSEPLNAVTNLAFILAALFMWRRTEGVTGGRVLCVILFAIGIGSFLFHTEATVWAALADTAPIGLYILTYLFLVNRDVMGWPAWAAAFGTLAFLPYAAVVVPALNQIPFVRISNFYWTVPILLFLYAYVLRNRRPQVSRGFVTGGVVLCVSITARSLDEILCDTLPLGTHFIWHCLNGLMLGYMIHVYTRHVLAGRTQQG, from the coding sequence ATGGACTGGTTGCAACAAATCGACGGCTACTGCGAGCGCACCGATTTTGCCTATTGGTCCGAACCGCTGAACGCGGTGACGAATCTGGCCTTCATTCTGGCGGCGCTTTTCATGTGGCGGCGCACAGAAGGGGTGACGGGCGGGCGTGTCCTTTGCGTGATCCTGTTTGCCATCGGCATCGGCAGCTTCCTGTTCCACACAGAGGCGACGGTCTGGGCCGCGCTGGCTGATACTGCGCCTATTGGGCTCTATATCCTGACCTACCTCTTTCTTGTGAACCGTGACGTTATGGGATGGCCTGCTTGGGCCGCGGCGTTTGGTACATTGGCTTTCTTGCCCTATGCGGCTGTTGTTGTACCGGCGCTCAACCAGATTCCCTTTGTGCGGATCAGTAATTTCTACTGGACCGTGCCGATCCTGCTGTTCCTTTACGCCTATGTGCTGCGCAACCGCCGCCCGCAGGTGTCGCGCGGATTCGTGACAGGTGGCGTGGTGTTGTGTGTTTCGATCACCGCCCGATCGCTTGATGAAATCCTGTGCGATACACTGCCGTTGGGCACACATTTCATCTGGCATTGTCTTAACGGTCTGATGCTGGGCTATATGATCCACGTTTACACGCGTCACGTGCTTGCAGGCCGCACCCAGCAAGGCTAA
- a CDS encoding metal-dependent hydrolase, with amino-acid sequence MKITWLGHASFRIEIEDAVLLLDPWLTGNPSFPEDRRADAIAGATHILLTHGHGDHASNALEIAKEMSIPILAIHEIAEWWGGNAGVDMVGFGKGGTVDAGGAKVTMVNAVHSSSMDFDGTRPAYAGSEAGFMIAGDGHVIYASGDTDIMADMDWMGDYHKPDIGLLCAGGHYTMDMERAAYAAKRYFNFKTIIPCHYKTFPLLAQSAQPLIDALPDVNVIEANVMDPISF; translated from the coding sequence ATGAAAATCACATGGCTGGGTCACGCGAGCTTTCGCATCGAAATCGAGGATGCCGTTCTGCTGCTGGACCCGTGGCTGACCGGCAACCCGTCCTTTCCCGAAGACCGGCGCGCAGATGCGATTGCCGGGGCGACCCATATCCTTTTGACGCACGGGCATGGTGATCATGCCAGCAACGCGCTGGAAATTGCCAAGGAAATGTCGATCCCAATCCTGGCCATTCACGAGATCGCGGAATGGTGGGGGGGCAACGCCGGCGTCGACATGGTCGGGTTCGGCAAGGGTGGCACCGTTGATGCGGGCGGCGCGAAAGTCACGATGGTGAATGCGGTGCATTCTTCAAGCATGGATTTCGACGGCACACGCCCCGCCTATGCAGGGTCAGAGGCGGGCTTCATGATCGCGGGGGACGGTCACGTGATCTATGCCAGTGGCGACACCGACATCATGGCGGACATGGACTGGATGGGTGATTACCACAAACCGGATATCGGCCTGCTTTGTGCTGGTGGCCATTATACAATGGATATGGAACGCGCCGCCTATGCCGCCAAACGTTACTTTAACTTCAAGACGATTATTCCCTGCCATTACAAGACGTTCCCGCTGCTTGCCCAATCCGCACAACCGCTGATCGACGCCTTGCCGGACGTCAACGTGATCGAAGCGAACGTAATGGACCCGATCAGTTTCTAG
- a CDS encoding nucleoside deaminase — MTFRSHMDTALAEARAAAARGEVPVGAVLAGPDGIIAQAGNRTRERNDPTAHAEMLVIRSGCALLGQERLMGLDLYVTLEPCPMCAAAISNARIARLYYGAADPKSGGIAQGPRIFSHPQCHHVPEIYDGIGADESETLLKSFFAARR; from the coding sequence ATGACGTTTCGCAGCCATATGGATACCGCTCTCGCAGAGGCACGCGCCGCCGCCGCGCGGGGCGAAGTGCCGGTCGGGGCTGTTCTGGCGGGACCGGACGGCATCATCGCGCAGGCGGGGAACCGCACGCGGGAACGCAACGATCCGACGGCGCACGCAGAAATGCTTGTGATCCGTTCGGGCTGCGCTCTGCTGGGGCAGGAACGTCTGATGGGTCTTGACCTCTATGTCACGCTTGAACCCTGTCCGATGTGCGCGGCGGCGATCAGCAATGCGCGGATCGCCCGGCTTTATTACGGTGCAGCCGACCCGAAATCAGGCGGCATCGCACAGGGGCCGCGGATTTTCAGCCATCCCCAATGCCACCATGTGCCCGAAATTTATGACGGGATCGGCGCAGATGAATCGGAAACGCTGCTGAAGTCCTTCTTCGCAGCACGCCGCTAG
- a CDS encoding pseudouridine synthase, translating into MTEKSPEGDRIAKVLSRAGIASRREAERMITDGRVAVNGKVIESPALNVTERDRISVDGKPVGEPEPPRIWLYHKPAGLVTTERDEKDRPTVFAALPADMPRVMSVGRLDLNSEGLLLLTNDGGVKRRLELPATGWLRRYRVRIKGTASEAKLDQLRAGITVEGLSYQPMQVTFDRQQGANAWLTVSLREGKNREIRRAMEAIGATVNRLIRVSYGPFQLGDLPAGAVEEVKRRVVRDQLGLGDKPQMTRTRGKKRNS; encoded by the coding sequence ATGACCGAGAAGAGCCCAGAAGGCGATCGTATCGCCAAAGTCCTGTCCCGTGCCGGTATCGCCAGCCGTCGCGAAGCCGAACGCATGATCACGGATGGCCGCGTTGCGGTGAATGGCAAGGTGATCGAAAGTCCGGCGCTGAATGTCACCGAACGCGACCGCATCAGCGTTGACGGCAAGCCTGTCGGCGAACCCGAACCGCCCCGGATCTGGCTTTATCACAAGCCGGCGGGGCTGGTGACAACAGAGCGAGACGAGAAGGACCGCCCGACTGTTTTTGCGGCCTTACCTGCGGACATGCCACGGGTGATGTCAGTCGGACGCCTTGATCTCAATTCCGAAGGATTGCTTTTGTTGACGAACGACGGCGGTGTGAAGCGTCGTCTGGAATTGCCTGCGACAGGCTGGCTGCGCCGTTACCGTGTGCGCATCAAGGGCACAGCGTCAGAAGCCAAGCTGGACCAATTGCGCGCAGGCATCACGGTCGAAGGTCTGTCCTACCAGCCGATGCAGGTGACATTCGATCGCCAGCAGGGCGCGAACGCCTGGCTGACCGTGTCATTGCGCGAAGGCAAGAACCGCGAGATCCGCCGCGCGATGGAGGCGATCGGGGCAACCGTCAACCGTCTGATCCGCGTCAGCTATGGTCCGTTCCAGCTGGGCGACTTGCCTGCCGGTGCCGTGGAAGAGGTTAAGCGGCGTGTCGTGCGCGATCAATTGGGCTTGGGTGACAAGCCGCAGATGACCCGCACACGGGGAAAAAAGCGCAACAGTTGA
- a CDS encoding TerC family protein, whose amino-acid sequence MAELFTLENATNLLMLCFLQAVLGFDNLLYISIESKRAPVAQQKSVRMWGIIIAVVLRVVLLFTMIQLIGALSEPFYTFQWTGVLEGAINFATCVFIVGGVFIMYTAVKEIGHMLSIDKLDHDVSGKSAKSATQVVILIVMMNLIFSFDSVLSALAITDVFPVLAIAIILSGLAMLLLADSVAAFLEANRMYEVLGLFILLIVGVVLLGEAGQAAVHGVENMGVPHEEAKDLALKVFGKEIVPMSKSTFYFSVIVLVAVEIIQSGYSRKLNAERKALQKHS is encoded by the coding sequence ATGGCCGAACTGTTCACGCTGGAAAATGCGACCAACCTGCTGATGCTTTGCTTCCTGCAAGCGGTGCTGGGTTTCGACAATCTTCTTTACATTTCGATTGAAAGCAAACGCGCGCCCGTCGCGCAGCAGAAGTCCGTCCGCATGTGGGGGATCATCATCGCCGTCGTCTTGCGCGTCGTGCTTTTGTTTACGATGATCCAACTGATCGGGGCCCTGTCAGAGCCGTTCTACACGTTCCAGTGGACCGGCGTTCTTGAAGGGGCGATCAACTTTGCCACCTGTGTCTTTATCGTCGGCGGTGTGTTCATCATGTATACGGCCGTCAAGGAAATCGGGCACATGCTTTCGATTGACAAACTCGATCACGATGTCAGCGGGAAATCCGCCAAATCCGCCACACAGGTCGTGATCCTGATTGTCATGATGAACCTGATCTTCTCGTTTGACTCTGTCCTGTCCGCACTGGCGATCACCGATGTGTTCCCGGTTCTGGCGATCGCCATCATCTTGTCGGGCCTTGCGATGCTGCTGCTGGCCGACAGCGTCGCGGCGTTTCTGGAAGCAAACCGGATGTACGAGGTACTTGGCCTGTTCATCCTGCTGATCGTCGGTGTCGTCCTGTTGGGCGAAGCCGGCCAAGCGGCTGTGCATGGTGTTGAAAACATGGGCGTGCCCCACGAGGAAGCCAAGGACCTTGCACTGAAGGTGTTCGGCAAAGAGATCGTCCCGATGTCGAAATCGACCTTCTACTTCTCGGTTATCGTCCTTGTGGCCGTTGAAATCATCCAGTCGGGCTATAGCCGCAAACTGAACGCGGAACGCAAAGCGCTGCAAAAACATTCGTAA
- a CDS encoding 5-bromo-4-chloroindolyl phosphate hydrolysis family protein produces MAKKFGGQFSPDGNAKSPIAEAPVDQRRVDAAGGRANVLFIPGALLALLSINEGPVNLVIALVAAGLLTLAAWLLREGLRAQAAYDARKVARKPAFPRKMAATLLTGTGVALAAYTGDSGYVGASLYGLAAAGLHVAAFGIDPLTDKRMEGVDTFQQDRVAKVVEEAEDHLGVMRGQIETLRDRGLTGRVTGFITAANKMIRTVEEDPRDLTGVRKFLGVYLMGARDATVKFVDLYKRNKDAQARADYEALLTDLEQNFAARTEKMLLDDRSDMDIEIKVLRDRLQREGVSLKS; encoded by the coding sequence ATGGCAAAGAAGTTTGGCGGCCAGTTCAGTCCTGACGGCAATGCGAAATCGCCGATCGCCGAAGCCCCTGTCGACCAGCGCCGCGTTGATGCGGCAGGTGGGCGGGCGAATGTCCTGTTCATTCCCGGTGCGCTGTTGGCACTGCTGTCCATCAATGAAGGACCGGTCAATCTTGTGATCGCCCTTGTTGCGGCCGGTTTGCTGACCCTTGCCGCGTGGCTGTTGCGCGAGGGCTTGCGCGCGCAAGCGGCGTATGACGCGCGCAAGGTCGCGCGCAAGCCAGCCTTTCCACGCAAGATGGCAGCAACCTTGCTGACCGGCACCGGTGTGGCGCTGGCTGCCTATACCGGCGATTCCGGGTATGTCGGCGCGAGCCTTTACGGTCTGGCTGCGGCAGGTCTGCATGTCGCCGCTTTTGGCATCGATCCGTTAACAGACAAGCGCATGGAAGGCGTCGACACTTTCCAGCAGGATCGTGTGGCCAAGGTTGTGGAAGAGGCCGAAGACCACCTTGGCGTGATGCGCGGCCAGATCGAAACACTGCGCGATCGTGGCCTTACGGGGCGCGTGACCGGCTTCATTACCGCAGCCAACAAAATGATCCGCACGGTCGAGGAAGACCCGCGCGATCTGACGGGCGTGCGCAAGTTCTTGGGCGTCTATCTGATGGGTGCCCGCGATGCGACGGTCAAGTTCGTGGATTTGTACAAGCGCAACAAGGACGCGCAGGCCCGCGCCGACTACGAAGCGCTCTTGACCGATCTTGAGCAGAACTTCGCTGCCCGTACCGAAAAGATGTTGCTGGACGACCGCAGCGACATGGACATTGAAATTAAAGTGCTGCGTGATCGGTTGCAGCGTGAAGGCGTGAGCCTGAAGTCATAA
- a CDS encoding toxic anion resistance protein, whose amino-acid sequence MSDDIRKKAEATLADVEKVTAVVLPEPKGELVTLETADAPTSAEITTRMAEIDITDTNSIVSFGSGAQQELQTISQSMLAGVRNKDVGPAGDSLRNIVSTIRGFSVSELDVRRKQSWWEKLLGRAAPMAKFVAKFEDVQGQIDNITDDLLRHEHVLLKDIESLDVLYDKTLAFYDELALYIAAGEAKIAELDSTVIPAKEAEVQAAPEEQGVMKAQELRDIRAARDDLERRVHDLKLTRQVTMQSLPSIRLVQENDKSLVTKINSTLVNTVPLWETQLAQAVTIQRSAEAAEAVRDANDLTNELLTANASNLRDANKVIRTEMERGVFDIEAVKQANADLIATINESLEIADEGKRKRAEAEKELQNMEQELKNTLAAAKSRKDGVGDNVGTSTGA is encoded by the coding sequence ATGTCTGACGATATCCGCAAAAAGGCCGAGGCGACGCTCGCCGATGTTGAAAAAGTGACAGCCGTCGTGCTGCCTGAACCGAAGGGAGAGCTTGTGACGCTCGAAACAGCGGACGCCCCGACAAGCGCCGAGATTACGACGCGCATGGCGGAAATCGATATCACCGACACGAACTCTATCGTGTCCTTCGGGTCGGGTGCACAGCAGGAATTGCAGACGATTTCGCAATCCATGCTGGCCGGTGTGCGCAACAAGGACGTCGGCCCCGCCGGTGACAGCCTGCGCAATATCGTCAGCACCATTCGCGGCTTTTCGGTCAGCGAACTTGATGTGCGCCGCAAGCAAAGCTGGTGGGAAAAACTGCTTGGCCGCGCCGCACCAATGGCCAAGTTTGTCGCGAAATTCGAAGATGTTCAGGGCCAGATCGACAACATCACCGATGATCTGCTCCGGCATGAACATGTGCTGCTGAAGGACATCGAAAGCCTTGACGTCCTTTATGACAAGACGCTCGCCTTCTACGACGAACTGGCGCTTTATATCGCGGCAGGCGAGGCGAAGATCGCCGAACTCGACAGCACGGTGATCCCCGCCAAAGAGGCAGAGGTGCAGGCCGCCCCCGAAGAACAGGGTGTGATGAAAGCGCAGGAATTGCGCGATATCCGCGCGGCGCGTGACGACCTGGAACGCCGGGTGCATGATCTGAAACTGACCCGACAGGTGACGATGCAATCCCTGCCGTCGATCCGTCTGGTCCAGGAAAATGACAAGTCTCTGGTCACCAAGATCAACTCGACGCTGGTAAACACGGTGCCGCTTTGGGAAACCCAACTGGCGCAGGCCGTCACGATCCAGCGCAGTGCCGAAGCTGCCGAAGCCGTACGGGACGCCAATGATCTGACCAACGAACTGCTGACAGCCAATGCGTCGAACCTGCGGGATGCCAACAAGGTCATCCGCACCGAAATGGAACGCGGTGTGTTTGACATCGAAGCTGTGAAGCAGGCCAATGCCGATCTGATCGCAACAATCAACGAAAGCCTTGAAATCGCCGACGAGGGCAAACGCAAGCGCGCCGAAGCGGAAAAGGAATTGCAGAACATGGAGCAGGAACTGAAGAATACGCTTGCTGCTGCAAAGTCGCGCAAGGATGGTGTAGGCGACAACGTCGGGACGTCGACCGGAGCCTAA
- a CDS encoding DUF2927 domain-containing protein: protein MISGRKSLFTLSMLGLIALAACETPLVEQPPETPPEIPQVVPPEVPEIVEPSEASKALAIYYRRLQNDLLAQGLLRGDGGGPDTPFTDTILARNFVRIALFDEYVTDGDALRPQATLSRLRRWDQPVRMSVEFGASVPEMQRARDASGISAYIARLSRVTGLSIRKVDENPNFHVLILNEDDRLAYRDRIREIVPGIATSSLNAIINLPRDQLCIVVAFSEGGSSSYSKAIAVIRSEHPDLLRTSCIHEELAQGLGLANDSPQARPSIFNDDEEFGLLTTHDELLLKMLYDPRLRTGMQPAEAAPVARQIARELLDRGAS from the coding sequence ATGATATCAGGCCGCAAATCGCTTTTCACGCTCAGCATGCTGGGTTTGATAGCGCTTGCGGCCTGCGAAACACCGCTGGTTGAACAACCACCCGAAACACCGCCCGAAATCCCCCAAGTCGTCCCGCCAGAAGTTCCCGAAATCGTCGAGCCAAGCGAGGCCAGCAAGGCACTTGCGATCTATTATCGACGCTTGCAGAACGATCTGCTGGCTCAGGGTCTGTTGCGCGGCGACGGTGGTGGGCCCGATACGCCATTCACGGATACGATTCTGGCGCGTAATTTCGTGCGGATCGCGCTTTTTGATGAATATGTGACAGATGGCGATGCGCTGCGCCCGCAAGCCACGCTGTCTCGCCTGCGTCGCTGGGACCAGCCAGTGCGCATGTCCGTCGAATTCGGCGCATCTGTTCCTGAAATGCAGCGCGCCCGCGACGCGTCGGGCATTTCGGCCTATATCGCGCGACTGTCTCGCGTGACGGGCCTGTCGATCCGCAAGGTCGATGAGAATCCGAATTTTCATGTACTGATCCTGAACGAGGATGATCGGCTTGCTTATCGCGACCGCATACGCGAAATCGTGCCGGGCATCGCGACCAGCTCTCTGAATGCAATCATCAACCTGCCGCGCGACCAGTTGTGCATCGTCGTTGCCTTTTCCGAAGGCGGATCATCCAGTTATTCCAAGGCGATTGCCGTGATCCGTTCCGAACACCCCGATTTGCTGCGCACATCCTGCATCCACGAAGAACTGGCCCAAGGGCTTGGCCTTGCCAACGACAGCCCGCAGGCACGTCCGTCGATTTTCAACGATGACGAGGAATTCGGCCTGCTGACAACGCATGACGAATTGCTGCTCAAGATGCTGTATGATCCGCGTCTTCGCACCGGCATGCAACCTGCCGAAGCCGCCCCCGTCGCACGCCAGATCGCGCGTGAATTGCTCGATCGCGGGGCCAGCTAG
- a CDS encoding SPFH domain-containing protein → MGILDFLSGQFIDVIHWTDDSRDTMVWRFEREGHEIKYGAKLTVREGQTAVFVHEGQLADVFTPGLYMLETNNMPIMTTLQSWDHGFQSPFKSEIYFVNTTRFSDLKWGTKNPIMLRDPEFGPTRIRAFGTYSVKVSDAALFMREIVGTDGEFTMDEISFQIRNIIVQEFSRVIAGSGIPVLDMAANTADFSKLVTKAIDATIKSYGLSIPELYIENISLPPAVEQALDKRTSMGLAGDLNKFSQYSAAEAMTAAANNPSGGGMAEGLGMGMGMAMANQMNNPWTQRQPQAAPPAPPPPPVEHVWHIAENGQTKGPFSKADLGRMVSEKSVTRDTMVWTPGQDGWMKADDVQELAQLFTVMPPPPPPPAG, encoded by the coding sequence ATGGGTATTCTCGATTTTCTTTCCGGTCAGTTTATCGACGTCATTCACTGGACGGACGACTCCCGTGACACCATGGTCTGGCGCTTCGAACGTGAAGGGCATGAAATCAAGTACGGGGCCAAGCTGACGGTGCGCGAAGGTCAAACGGCCGTATTCGTTCATGAAGGCCAGCTGGCAGACGTCTTCACGCCCGGCCTTTACATGCTTGAAACCAATAATATGCCGATCATGACGACGCTTCAAAGCTGGGACCACGGGTTCCAGTCGCCGTTCAAATCGGAAATCTATTTCGTCAACACGACCCGCTTTTCAGACCTGAAATGGGGCACGAAGAACCCGATCATGTTGCGCGATCCCGAATTTGGGCCAACCCGCATCCGCGCTTTCGGCACCTATTCCGTGAAAGTGTCTGACGCCGCACTGTTCATGCGCGAAATCGTCGGCACTGACGGCGAATTCACCATGGACGAAATCAGCTTCCAGATCCGCAACATCATCGTGCAGGAATTCAGCCGCGTCATCGCGGGTTCTGGCATCCCTGTTCTGGACATGGCCGCCAATACAGCAGATTTTTCCAAGCTTGTGACCAAGGCGATCGACGCGACAATCAAAAGCTACGGCCTGTCGATCCCCGAACTCTATATCGAAAACATCAGCCTGCCGCCGGCCGTCGAACAGGCGCTCGACAAGCGCACATCGATGGGGCTTGCAGGTGATTTGAACAAATTCTCGCAGTACTCCGCCGCTGAAGCCATGACAGCCGCCGCGAACAACCCGTCAGGTGGCGGCATGGCCGAAGGTCTGGGCATGGGCATGGGCATGGCGATGGCCAACCAGATGAACAACCCTTGGACGCAGCGGCAGCCACAGGCCGCACCGCCTGCCCCGCCACCGCCACCCGTCGAACACGTCTGGCACATCGCTGAGAATGGCCAGACAAAGGGGCCGTTTTCCAAGGCCGATCTGGGCCGTATGGTAAGCGAAAAATCGGTGACCCGCGACACGATGGTCTGGACCCCCGGACAGGACGGCTGGATGAAGGCGGACGACGTACAAGAGCTGGCACAGCTTTTCACCGTCATGCCACCACCACCACCGCCACCCGCAGGCTAG